One stretch of Chitinophaga pendula DNA includes these proteins:
- a CDS encoding non-ribosomal peptide synthetase: MNNVASPNKKIQNIYELTPLQEGILFHTLYQSSGSYIVQTWYTLRGKLDVQILKQSLDVLFMRHEALRTAIVFEKVKQPLQVVMAERQIDFRYEDLRGELPSARPVHIDACLKADREKGFHLTRDSLLRLTVCQEEKEEFRFLWTFHHILMDGWCVEILSNELEHIYFALYSNQQVKLSPPKPYSHYIKWLRQHQAVADTGFWKKYLEGCNKPTGIPRYLLNEQKGMRHREISVDLPAEQVSQLQQLVRRQQVTLNVFMQTLWGILLGKMNGAHDAIFGIITSGRPENLEGVDQMIGLFINTIPLRVSTTDTDSFASVMARIQQHTRDLLLHQHDSLAEIQAIAGADTSLIDHVLIFENYPLAKELETATETRDEGFVISNVAFYDYTHYDFSIVIMPDASSVTIKFEFNELVYDTAYITAVAEGYMSLLEQVLSNPQVALQELCLPVPRQVVATPLWSTDAGTMADVIRIQSRLTPAATALVAGTDTYSYKWLETAAESLADYLLYEKQVTAGERVAVLAGRTVWSVVAMLGIWKAGAVYVPIDQHYPAERQLWMIKDAGINLILTTQPAITWADTYDCLHLHATASCLNRVVSGQLPAVASHQAAYIIYTSGSTGRPKGVIISHVSLAQLIAALKEAMVHQADWQYLLLSPLSFDASLKNILVPLSIGATLHLIEDSRDIPGLGKYISAHGIHAMHTAPAVWEELLHHIPAAQLSSLCCISSGGEAMSRRLAQSLLSCFTGKNIYNTYGPTEITINATVHRVTEQTLLFNTPPIGKPLSGYEVYILNDRKEPQPAGISGEICIGGTGLAMGYVQEEDAAGRYINGLPSLTQRLYRTGDKGVRLPDGEIIFQGRLDDQIKIRGYRIDPVEIDQHLIRFPGVQQVFTTGLKDTGADNYLVTYYTTNAPVERTALRQFLERHLPGFMIPATFVEVPLLALDINGKINRKQLPDPRKEHFFSRKVYVAPATKTEQQLTDIWQRLLGIAEIGTGDNFFEIGGHSLKATRLMTAIQSEMGTTIRLKDIFEYPTIGQLAAHIREADTGKALPAITTAPTQDYYALSHAQRRIWVLCQFKEDNAAYNMPYAAVIRGALQPAVMEAAITLLMNRHESLRTVFISVNGIPYQQIRVDMPAPILFEDLTGLDEAERQQQAAHLFEQDAESPFDIERGPLFQFHLLKMKETEYLLIVVIHHIISDGWSQGILGNELITIYNSLHSGLTPVLPAIPVQYKDYSHWHNALIEAGHFSDQEHYWLDKLKDKPNGIVLPADFSRQSVQTFNGKRITFSLGTTVTESLNRISSEQQATLYMTLMSIVNIFLYKYTGQQDIILGLPIAARKREELHGTIGFMVNTIIFRLLLQPDDKFPDFLQQVKKELLESYEHQDYPFDMLVEKLDMERNLSQSPLFNVMVAYNNTDLTEDDLELTDTVSYEYEQADDFNMSKFDLIFFIQQGITDVVVSLEYNSDLFEEATAARMANNFRHLCEKICLLPNLALRQLNVVRPEEEQQLVQTFNDTYKDYGAQNIIDLFEVAALQYADREAVRFGKVSVSYRVLNEQANRLAHHLIDKEGVRPGDIIGLALERSVNMIITLIAIVKTGAAYVAIDPGYPVERIRYMIQDSGVSILFADRQEMMLEQGYDGKIILVEEAMAHCHTAPDSNPTPDIDPESSLYIIYTSGSTGTPNGAVLSHGLLANLIIWQLQDSGIDPGLSCLQFTSVNFCVSFQEIFSTLCSGGLLHLIGEVERQDIEYLAGFLSQHAIEVLYLPFSYLNFLFNEPDSALHSHHFSLRHIITAGEQLKITTGLRRFLTKYPHIKLHNHYGSSEMHVVSYYTMDVNTLDDKAVPPAGKPVGNTAIYILDESKNIVPVGTWGEVCISGSYEVKGYLNNAALTAARLFDHPLYSKNSHRLYCSGDIGRRLADGNIEIKGRKDGQIKIRGFRVEPGEVETVIFSYRHTKDAVVVVKEDGRGQFVLLAYVVLLGGSIQELKEYISGTLPGYMVPRFIQLEVLPLMPNGKVDRAALPEPPESELVTRFVAPRNEKESRLTVLWKDILGVTTVGVLDNFFELGGHSLKATRLVSSIYQSFGQKLELINVFKNPTIEALAALLQEDGIGAPQRLPAAPRQEFYPVTPEQHRLWLMEQLNNTGTAYNMPLMAKISGELDYDRLLAALIALMRDQEILRTAIVRVDGTPVQQILSMEQVKCPLDFHDLHLLPEKDATREKLTRELFDTRFDLTTAPLFNSRLIRTESHTYFLLINLHHIIGDADSCALLLDEWQQRYNQGVTDKITTTTYKDYAYHLAQKIATGDTSGHAYWLRQLDGQLPLLEIPVDFSRPVRRSFAGTKQQHVFSAQSWEALRLLARQQHCSQFALLMTLVKVLLHKYSGQTDLVVGGVVSDRTNSDMEQLIGLFLNTLPFRTKLSGIAPFTTLLQDVNHTVLEGMEHAWYPVDRVMDELQIQAQPGRLPLFDVVISYEDLQHTVAACATGGLHIDLVPLESDTSKFDLAFHFEASSEGLLLTLAYNTGIFSSERMARLLLHFDHLVAQIIADPAQQVNTLGILTSGEQQQILEVFNTPDISAPSGTLVEAWMQTLNKHAGAQALVSGFKQYTYQMLHDQATRIAACLQEQYEVKPGDIVGVMTGKSFLYVAALLAIIRTGAAYLPIDPDYPEERIRTVFHRSGAALLLMDEATAYSTGALPAVRQVQLEEAALYEGRLTPVDRQPESITYVIYTSGSSGQPKGVPVTDAALLKLCSWSSNTFGMDEHTKAVLYAGIGFDAGVWELWPVLLAGGKLFIPDERIRMNIPALQRFLVDKKISHCFLPTPVFEVLCRQEDNQGLSDTLFLTGGDKLKYYNRNLRAYNNYGPAEAAVVATAYSLQDYREGMEHIPIGRPLPHHRVYILDDGQRLLPVGMTGEIAIGGPYITNGYLDEPALNERHFVPDPYYPGQRLYLTGDRGYWQEDGNIIFDGRKDDQLKIRGKRITLGEIEQSLQRHPDIHTCVVRPFPGSSGEISLVAYIVSPAGDQTSVYSAYLRQWLPAYMIPAHFIYLEQLPLTPNGKVDYSTLPLPVFTTMQTDDTAPVSSTEATLLEIWRQIFNNNGLSVRDNFFELGGHSLTAINIVAAIARRLSVEIDLALIFAHPTVAMLAAVMPASLTVSVPEQVLPATEEAFPLSYAQQRLWAASQLDMTGTAFLVPLAFNLDGIVDSNRLQQAFDKVVQQHESLRTVFVSNDDQVQQQVWPVERSSCQLLLEEMYYSSEEERAAFIREETAREASTPFTLLAGPLCRAKLITLEATSHLLLITLHHLIVDGLSCEVLLHDLVAQYLEDLPVTERQLQYRDFVHWESQRNDDTAAAYWQARFRGYRGALQLRTDFQATALPTYDGKKIHRIIHDDLPFRIKEMGAGVTGFQHFFACLNILLYRYTGQQDIVIGVPFTGRDHTAWKCIIGFFVNMLPLRTDFSSCDRFDQLLELVKADMVATFRHQYFPLDKILQQQIGQQETTALVPYRVGFTWHPDLQELPVDKLPFRIDSYDVPLADAKADLWFHAGMDNGQTAITLEYNTALFEEATACLLADCFVEIITQTLQQPCIRFEELKLSMSPHLQARRSISDFNI, encoded by the coding sequence ATGAATAATGTTGCAAGTCCGAATAAGAAGATTCAAAATATATATGAGCTGACCCCACTGCAAGAAGGTATACTTTTTCATACCCTGTATCAGTCGTCTGGCAGTTATATTGTACAAACATGGTACACCCTGCGGGGAAAACTGGATGTGCAGATATTGAAACAAAGCCTGGATGTGCTGTTTATGCGTCATGAAGCCTTGCGTACGGCCATTGTATTTGAAAAGGTGAAACAGCCATTGCAGGTAGTCATGGCAGAGCGCCAGATCGATTTCAGATATGAAGACCTGCGTGGTGAACTTCCGTCTGCCCGGCCCGTTCATATTGATGCATGTCTGAAGGCAGACCGGGAAAAAGGCTTTCATCTGACCAGAGATAGCTTGTTAAGGCTGACAGTGTGCCAGGAAGAGAAGGAGGAATTCCGTTTCTTATGGACCTTTCATCATATCCTGATGGATGGATGGTGTGTGGAAATACTGTCTAACGAACTCGAACATATTTATTTCGCACTATATAGTAATCAGCAGGTAAAGCTATCTCCGCCGAAACCTTACAGCCATTATATAAAATGGTTGCGTCAACATCAGGCTGTAGCAGATACAGGCTTCTGGAAAAAGTACCTGGAAGGGTGCAACAAACCCACCGGTATTCCCAGATACCTGCTGAATGAACAGAAGGGTATGCGGCACAGGGAGATCAGCGTAGATCTGCCAGCGGAACAGGTATCGCAGTTGCAACAACTGGTGAGACGGCAGCAGGTAACACTGAATGTCTTTATGCAGACACTCTGGGGCATTTTATTGGGTAAAATGAACGGTGCCCACGATGCTATATTCGGCATCATCACTTCAGGTCGGCCGGAAAACCTGGAAGGAGTCGATCAAATGATTGGTCTCTTTATCAATACTATTCCGCTTCGTGTCAGTACGACAGATACGGACTCCTTTGCGAGCGTCATGGCGCGTATACAGCAACACACCCGTGATCTTCTGCTACATCAGCATGATTCTCTGGCAGAGATACAAGCGATAGCAGGTGCTGACACGTCACTGATCGATCATGTGCTCATTTTTGAGAACTACCCATTGGCAAAAGAACTTGAAACGGCGACAGAGACCCGCGATGAAGGATTTGTGATCAGTAATGTGGCATTTTATGATTACACACATTATGATTTCAGTATTGTAATCATGCCGGATGCCAGTTCGGTTACCATTAAGTTTGAATTCAATGAGCTGGTATATGACACCGCCTATATAACTGCTGTGGCAGAGGGGTATATGTCTTTGCTGGAGCAGGTATTATCCAATCCTCAAGTCGCATTACAGGAATTATGCCTGCCCGTACCACGCCAGGTCGTAGCAACACCGCTGTGGTCTACGGATGCTGGAACGATGGCCGACGTCATCCGCATACAGTCCCGGCTCACACCAGCAGCGACCGCATTGGTGGCAGGAACAGATACCTATAGTTATAAATGGCTCGAGACTGCTGCGGAGAGTCTGGCAGATTACCTGCTGTATGAAAAGCAGGTCACTGCCGGCGAACGCGTTGCTGTACTGGCTGGAAGAACTGTCTGGAGTGTAGTAGCTATGCTGGGAATATGGAAGGCCGGCGCCGTATATGTTCCCATAGATCAGCATTATCCCGCCGAACGTCAGTTGTGGATGATCAAAGATGCAGGCATAAATCTTATACTTACTACCCAACCAGCTATTACATGGGCAGATACTTATGATTGCCTGCATCTTCACGCAACAGCTTCCTGCCTTAACCGGGTGGTGAGTGGACAGCTTCCTGCCGTAGCAAGTCATCAAGCAGCTTATATCATTTATACTTCCGGGTCAACAGGAAGACCGAAAGGTGTGATCATTTCCCATGTCAGTCTTGCACAGCTGATTGCTGCACTGAAGGAAGCAATGGTGCATCAGGCAGACTGGCAATACCTGTTGCTTTCTCCTCTTTCTTTTGATGCTTCGCTCAAAAATATACTTGTTCCGCTCAGTATCGGTGCTACACTGCACCTGATAGAAGACAGCCGTGATATCCCGGGTTTGGGTAAATATATCAGTGCACATGGGATACACGCTATGCATACTGCGCCGGCTGTCTGGGAGGAGCTATTGCATCATATACCGGCTGCACAGCTGTCGTCCCTATGCTGTATATCCAGCGGTGGAGAAGCAATGAGCCGTAGACTGGCCCAGTCACTACTATCCTGTTTTACCGGGAAAAATATATATAATACATATGGCCCAACAGAGATCACTATCAATGCAACCGTGCACCGCGTTACCGAACAGACCTTGCTGTTTAACACACCTCCCATAGGAAAGCCACTATCAGGATATGAGGTGTACATACTCAATGACCGTAAGGAGCCACAACCCGCCGGCATCAGCGGAGAGATTTGTATAGGTGGGACAGGACTAGCCATGGGGTATGTACAGGAAGAAGATGCAGCAGGCCGATACATTAATGGATTACCATCTTTGACTCAACGGTTGTATCGCACCGGCGACAAAGGGGTAAGGCTGCCAGATGGGGAGATTATTTTCCAGGGCCGCCTGGATGACCAGATAAAGATCAGAGGGTATCGTATTGATCCGGTGGAGATCGATCAGCATCTCATACGTTTTCCGGGTGTACAGCAAGTGTTTACTACTGGTCTGAAGGACACGGGTGCTGATAATTACCTGGTAACCTATTATACGACAAACGCTCCTGTTGAAAGGACTGCACTTCGCCAGTTCCTGGAGCGGCACCTGCCCGGATTCATGATACCTGCCACCTTTGTGGAGGTACCCTTACTGGCACTGGATATCAATGGCAAGATCAACAGGAAGCAGTTGCCTGACCCGCGGAAAGAACATTTCTTCTCCCGGAAGGTGTATGTTGCTCCCGCTACAAAAACAGAACAGCAGCTGACAGACATCTGGCAACGACTGCTGGGGATCGCTGAGATTGGCACCGGAGATAATTTCTTTGAAATAGGAGGGCATTCACTTAAAGCTACCCGCCTGATGACGGCCATCCAAAGTGAAATGGGTACAACAATCCGGCTGAAAGATATCTTTGAATATCCCACCATTGGCCAGCTGGCTGCCCATATTCGGGAAGCGGATACAGGCAAGGCACTGCCCGCCATTACCACGGCTCCTACTCAAGACTACTATGCGCTCTCCCACGCACAAAGGAGGATATGGGTGCTCTGTCAGTTCAAGGAAGATAATGCAGCCTATAATATGCCCTATGCAGCAGTAATACGGGGCGCCTTACAACCAGCGGTGATGGAAGCAGCCATCACCCTGCTGATGAACAGACATGAAAGCCTTCGCACGGTCTTTATTTCGGTAAATGGAATTCCCTATCAGCAGATACGTGTTGATATGCCCGCTCCGATCCTGTTTGAAGATCTTACCGGACTCGATGAAGCTGAACGTCAGCAGCAGGCAGCGCATTTATTTGAACAGGATGCGGAAAGCCCGTTTGATATTGAAAGAGGGCCACTCTTCCAATTTCATCTGCTGAAAATGAAAGAAACAGAATATCTGCTGATCGTTGTTATACATCACATTATCAGTGATGGTTGGTCACAGGGCATATTAGGCAATGAGCTTATAACAATATACAACTCATTGCATAGCGGACTTACACCAGTCCTGCCAGCAATACCGGTACAATACAAAGACTATTCCCATTGGCATAATGCACTTATCGAAGCCGGACATTTCTCTGATCAGGAACATTACTGGCTTGACAAACTGAAGGATAAACCCAATGGGATCGTATTGCCGGCTGATTTTTCCCGTCAGTCTGTACAGACTTTCAATGGAAAACGAATCACCTTTTCGTTAGGCACTACTGTAACGGAATCGTTAAACAGGATCAGCAGTGAACAGCAGGCTACGTTGTATATGACGTTGATGAGTATTGTCAATATCTTCTTGTACAAATACACCGGACAACAGGATATTATACTCGGATTGCCCATTGCCGCCAGAAAAAGAGAAGAGTTACACGGTACTATCGGCTTTATGGTCAATACTATCATATTCCGTTTATTACTGCAACCGGATGATAAGTTTCCAGACTTCCTGCAACAGGTGAAAAAAGAACTGCTGGAAAGTTATGAACATCAGGATTATCCTTTTGATATGCTGGTGGAAAAACTGGACATGGAGCGTAATCTCAGTCAGTCACCACTTTTTAACGTGATGGTTGCCTACAATAATACTGACCTGACAGAAGACGATCTGGAGCTGACCGATACGGTGTCATATGAATATGAGCAGGCTGATGATTTCAATATGAGCAAATTCGACCTTATTTTCTTTATTCAGCAGGGTATTACGGATGTGGTCGTATCGCTCGAATATAACAGTGATCTTTTCGAAGAAGCAACTGCGGCACGTATGGCGAATAATTTCCGCCATCTGTGTGAAAAAATCTGCCTGTTGCCAAACTTAGCATTGCGGCAGCTGAATGTAGTGAGGCCTGAAGAGGAGCAACAGCTTGTACAAACGTTTAATGATACCTATAAGGACTATGGTGCGCAAAATATCATTGACCTCTTTGAAGTAGCTGCCCTGCAGTATGCCGATAGGGAGGCTGTGCGTTTCGGCAAGGTATCCGTTAGCTACCGTGTGCTGAATGAACAGGCTAACCGGCTGGCACATCACCTGATCGATAAAGAAGGTGTCCGTCCGGGAGATATTATCGGATTGGCACTGGAGCGCTCTGTGAATATGATCATTACCCTGATCGCCATTGTAAAGACAGGAGCAGCCTACGTAGCGATAGATCCTGGATATCCGGTAGAAAGGATCCGTTATATGATACAGGATAGCGGGGTAAGCATCTTGTTTGCCGATAGGCAGGAAATGATGCTGGAGCAAGGGTATGATGGGAAAATTATTCTTGTTGAGGAGGCGATGGCACATTGTCATACTGCTCCGGATAGCAATCCGACACCAGATATTGATCCCGAGTCATCTCTGTATATTATTTATACTTCCGGCTCCACAGGTACTCCCAACGGAGCAGTACTTTCACATGGCCTGCTGGCAAACCTTATTATCTGGCAATTACAAGACAGCGGTATTGATCCGGGGCTATCCTGTTTACAGTTCACTTCCGTTAATTTCTGTGTATCCTTCCAGGAAATATTCAGCACGCTCTGTAGTGGAGGGTTGCTGCATCTCATTGGCGAAGTAGAAAGGCAGGATATTGAATACCTGGCGGGTTTCCTGTCACAACATGCTATTGAAGTATTATATCTACCGTTCTCCTATCTCAATTTCTTGTTCAATGAACCGGACAGCGCATTGCATAGTCACCATTTTTCCCTCCGGCATATCATTACAGCGGGTGAACAACTGAAGATCACCACGGGATTACGCAGATTCCTGACGAAGTATCCTCACATAAAGTTGCATAACCACTATGGCTCATCTGAAATGCATGTGGTGAGTTATTATACAATGGATGTTAATACGCTGGATGATAAAGCCGTTCCTCCTGCGGGTAAGCCGGTCGGCAACACGGCCATCTATATCCTGGATGAATCGAAGAACATTGTACCGGTGGGTACATGGGGCGAGGTATGTATTTCGGGTAGTTATGAAGTAAAAGGGTACCTGAATAATGCAGCACTGACAGCGGCCCGGTTATTCGATCATCCGTTATATTCCAAAAATAGTCATCGGCTGTACTGTTCCGGCGACATCGGGCGTCGCCTGGCAGACGGGAATATTGAAATAAAAGGCCGTAAAGATGGTCAGATTAAGATTCGGGGATTCCGCGTAGAGCCGGGAGAAGTAGAAACCGTGATCTTCTCTTACCGTCATACAAAAGACGCAGTAGTAGTAGTGAAGGAGGATGGCAGAGGACAGTTTGTACTGCTTGCATATGTGGTATTGCTGGGAGGAAGTATCCAGGAATTAAAGGAATATATCTCCGGTACTTTGCCGGGCTATATGGTGCCACGTTTCATACAGCTGGAAGTATTGCCGCTGATGCCGAATGGAAAGGTGGACAGGGCTGCATTACCGGAGCCACCTGAGAGTGAACTGGTAACACGTTTTGTTGCTCCCAGGAATGAAAAAGAATCCAGGTTAACAGTATTGTGGAAAGACATACTTGGAGTAACGACAGTAGGGGTGTTAGACAACTTTTTCGAACTAGGCGGTCATTCGCTCAAAGCTACCCGCCTGGTATCCTCCATCTATCAATCCTTCGGGCAGAAACTGGAACTGATCAATGTATTTAAAAATCCCACCATCGAAGCATTGGCCGCATTGCTGCAAGAGGATGGTATCGGGGCACCACAGCGGTTACCTGCAGCGCCAAGGCAGGAATTTTACCCGGTTACGCCGGAACAACACCGGCTATGGTTAATGGAACAGCTTAATAATACGGGAACTGCTTACAATATGCCGTTGATGGCGAAGATTAGCGGTGAACTGGATTATGACCGCCTGTTGGCCGCCCTGATAGCACTGATGCGAGATCAGGAGATATTGAGAACGGCTATTGTCCGTGTGGATGGTACTCCTGTACAGCAGATATTGAGCATGGAACAGGTTAAATGTCCACTGGACTTTCACGATCTGCATTTGCTGCCGGAAAAGGACGCCACCAGGGAAAAACTGACCCGGGAGCTATTTGATACCCGCTTCGACCTGACAACAGCACCATTGTTTAATAGCAGATTGATACGTACGGAGTCCCATACTTATTTCCTGCTGATTAACCTGCATCATATTATCGGAGATGCAGATTCCTGTGCTTTGTTACTGGATGAATGGCAGCAGAGATATAATCAGGGAGTAACAGACAAAATAACGACAACGACTTACAAAGATTATGCATACCACCTGGCACAAAAGATAGCTACGGGAGATACATCGGGGCATGCGTATTGGCTAAGGCAATTAGATGGGCAATTGCCACTTCTCGAAATACCAGTTGATTTCTCCAGACCTGTCCGTCGTTCTTTCGCAGGTACAAAACAGCAGCATGTTTTTAGTGCGCAAAGCTGGGAGGCTTTACGGCTGCTGGCCCGTCAGCAACATTGTAGTCAGTTCGCTCTCCTGATGACATTGGTGAAAGTGCTATTGCATAAATATTCCGGTCAGACGGACCTGGTAGTCGGCGGTGTAGTATCTGATCGTACTAACAGCGACATGGAGCAACTTATCGGCCTGTTTCTTAATACGCTGCCATTCCGCACCAAACTATCAGGCATTGCGCCATTCACCACCTTGTTGCAAGATGTAAACCACACCGTGTTGGAAGGAATGGAACATGCTTGGTATCCGGTAGACAGGGTAATGGACGAATTGCAGATACAGGCGCAACCCGGCCGGCTACCGCTGTTTGACGTAGTGATCTCTTATGAAGATTTACAGCATACAGTTGCAGCTTGTGCTACCGGCGGCCTGCATATAGACCTTGTACCACTGGAAAGTGACACCAGTAAGTTTGACCTTGCGTTCCATTTCGAAGCATCGTCAGAAGGATTATTACTAACACTCGCTTACAATACAGGCATCTTCTCGTCAGAAAGGATGGCACGTTTACTACTGCATTTTGATCATCTGGTAGCACAGATCATCGCCGATCCGGCACAGCAGGTTAACACACTTGGTATACTAACGTCCGGAGAACAACAGCAAATACTGGAAGTGTTTAATACACCGGATATATCCGCTCCATCAGGTACACTTGTGGAAGCATGGATGCAGACATTGAATAAGCATGCAGGTGCGCAGGCACTGGTATCCGGATTTAAGCAGTATACGTACCAGATGCTTCATGATCAGGCTACGCGGATAGCCGCTTGCCTCCAGGAACAATACGAGGTGAAGCCAGGGGATATCGTTGGTGTTATGACGGGGAAGTCATTCCTGTATGTAGCCGCATTACTGGCTATTATCCGAACAGGTGCGGCATATCTGCCTATCGATCCGGATTATCCGGAAGAAAGGATCCGGACTGTATTTCATCGTTCCGGCGCAGCATTATTGCTGATGGATGAGGCTACTGCCTATTCTACCGGAGCGCTTCCTGCTGTAAGGCAAGTACAACTGGAAGAAGCTGCACTTTACGAGGGCCGGCTAACACCAGTTGATCGCCAACCGGAAAGTATTACCTACGTTATTTATACTTCTGGTTCTTCCGGTCAACCCAAAGGGGTACCGGTGACAGATGCAGCCTTGCTGAAACTATGCAGCTGGAGCAGTAACACCTTCGGTATGGATGAACATACTAAAGCTGTACTCTACGCGGGTATTGGATTTGATGCCGGTGTATGGGAGCTTTGGCCAGTCTTACTAGCCGGTGGAAAGTTATTTATACCGGATGAGAGGATACGCATGAATATACCGGCATTGCAGCGTTTCCTGGTGGATAAAAAGATTTCGCATTGTTTCCTGCCCACACCGGTGTTCGAGGTGTTATGTCGTCAGGAAGATAACCAAGGATTGTCTGATACGCTCTTCCTGACCGGTGGAGATAAATTAAAGTACTACAATCGCAATCTACGGGCTTACAATAACTATGGTCCGGCAGAGGCAGCTGTAGTGGCTACTGCCTATTCCCTTCAGGACTATAGGGAGGGGATGGAACATATTCCTATAGGAAGGCCATTACCTCATCACCGCGTATATATACTGGATGATGGCCAGCGGTTGTTACCAGTCGGCATGACAGGGGAGATTGCGATCGGTGGCCCTTATATCACGAATGGTTACCTGGATGAACCGGCATTGAATGAACGGCATTTTGTACCGGACCCTTATTATCCTGGTCAGCGTTTGTATCTCACAGGTGACAGGGGATACTGGCAGGAGGATGGTAATATCATATTCGATGGCAGAAAGGATGATCAGCTGAAGATAAGAGGGAAGCGTATTACCTTGGGAGAAATAGAGCAATCCCTGCAAAGGCATCCTGATATCCACACCTGTGTGGTGAGGCCTTTCCCCGGCAGTAGTGGTGAGATCAGCCTGGTGGCCTATATTGTTTCTCCTGCAGGGGATCAGACCAGCGTATATAGTGCTTATCTCCGGCAATGGTTGCCCGCTTATATGATTCCTGCGCATTTTATATACCTGGAGCAACTGCCGCTTACGCCAAATGGGAAAGTTGATTATTCGACACTTCCGCTGCCGGTTTTTACCACCATGCAGACCGATGATACGGCGCCTGTGTCATCGACAGAAGCTACACTACTTGAAATATGGAGACAGATATTTAACAATAACGGATTGTCCGTCCGGGATAACTTTTTTGAACTGGGAGGTCATTCACTTACAGCTATCAATATTGTAGCCGCGATAGCCCGGCGGTTAAGTGTGGAGATTGATCTCGCGTTGATATTTGCTCATCCTACGGTAGCTATGTTGGCTGCTGTAATGCCGGCATCTCTTACTGTCTCTGTGCCGGAACAGGTGTTGCCGGCTACGGAGGAGGCCTTCCCGCTATCATATGCGCAACAGCGTCTTTGGGCAGCCAGCCAGCTTGATATGACCGGCACAGCTTTCCTGGTACCGCTGGCTTTCAACCTGGACGGTATTGTAGACAGTAATCGGTTACAGCAGGCCTTCGATAAAGTAGTACAACAGCATGAAAGCCTGCGAACTGTGTTTGTAAGTAATGATGACCAGGTACAACAACAGGTGTGGCCTGTGGAGAGGAGTAGTTGCCAGCTCTTGCTGGAGGAGATGTATTATAGCAGCGAAGAGGAAAGGGCGGCTTTTATCCGGGAGGAGACAGCCAGGGAGGCATCGACACCATTTACGCTCTTGGCAGGACCCCTGTGCCGCGCAAAACTCATTACGCTGGAAGCTACCTCTCATCTGTTGCTGATCACTTTACATCACCTGATTGTAGATGGATTATCCTGTGAAGTACTGTTACACGACCTGGTAGCACAATACCTGGAAGATCTGCCAGTAACGGAAAGACAATTGCAGTACCGGGATTTTGTACACTGGGAATCACAACGTAATGATGATACAGCTGCAGCATATTGGCAAGCCCGTTTTCGGGGATACCGGGGAGCTTTGCAGTTAAGGACAGATTTTCAAGCCACCGCTTTGCCAACATATGATGGGAAGAAAATACACCGGATCATCCATGATGACCTGCCTTTCCGTATAAAGGAGATGGGAGCGGGCGTGACCGGATTCCAGCATTTTTTTGCCTGTCTCAATATATTGCTCTACAGGTATACCGGTCAGCAGGATATCGTGATTGGTGTGCCTTTTACCGGAAGAGACCATACTGCCTGGAAATGTATTATCGGATTCTTTGTTAACATGCTACCGCTACGTACTGACTTTAGCAGCTGCGATCGGTTTGACCAATTGCTGGAATTAGTGAAAGCAGATATGGTGGCAACTTTCCGTCACCAGTATTTCCCGCTTGATAAAATATTACAGCAGCAGATAGGGCAACAGGAAACGACTGCGTTAGTTCCCTATCGCGTAGGCTTCACCTGGCATCCTGACTTACAGGAGCTACCGGTGGATAAACTGCCCTTCCGTATTGATTCCTATGATGTACCATTAGCAGATGCGAAAGCAGATTTATGGTTTCATGCAGGCATGGATAATGGGCAGACAGCGATTACCCTGGAATATAATACTGCTCTTTTCGAAGAAGCAACTGCCTGCCTGCTGGCAGATTGTTTCGTTGAAATAATCACACAGACCCTGCAGCAGCCTTGTATAAGGTTCGAAGAGTTGAAATTAAGTATGAGCCCGCATTTGCAGGCCCGACGATCTATCAGCGACTTTAATATCTGA